Part of the Lotus japonicus ecotype B-129 chromosome 6, LjGifu_v1.2 genome, AGCTTATGTATGCCAcgtcaataaataaatatatataacttttttttatttcaaatagattattaatgattaaaaaattaatctcaCAATCTCAATCACCAACACAATCACACAATCCTTATCTTCTATATCATCCAGATTCACCAACACCAGGCAACACGTCCACCATCCTCTGCATCATCATCTCCAATCCTTTGCAAAGGAAAAGCCCACAATCACCACCATCCTCTACATCATCACCAACACCAGCCACGACCTccaccaccccctctataaaaaccatctccaagtcctctTCTTTCATCTTCCAAAGCCAAAACCCAGAAACACAGGTTGTTTCCGATGCAGGAAGGTTCGATCTGGCCGTTTATGGGTTTATCATCCAAAGAAGAGAAGAAGTATGTTTCGTTGCAGATCTGGGGTTGCAGAAATGGGTTTCATTGCAAATCTGGCCGCTTGAACGTTAACCCGTTTGAATCCTACTGGGTTTCTTTGAAGATTTAGGGTCGTTTATCCGTTTGAACCATCCAAGATCTCATAGAGTAGGAACCACCTCTGATCGGAGCCACCCGTTGCACGATCTGGGTTCTGGGTTTTGGGGGTCTGGGTTGCGGTGAGTGGGGTTGCAGGTTGGGGCTTCTTGGTTCTCGGGTTTGGGTATCCAGAGGAGTGTATTTTGGTTTTTCGATTCAAATCAAAGCTTTGAACTTTCCTTTTCTTCTGGGTTTTGTTCTTCTTCCTGTGAAGTTAGCTTTTTTGCTTGAttatcattggaaaaaattgatTATGGGCTTTGATTCAAATATACATGTAACCTGCTTTCATATACATAAGAAATAGAACTGAAGGTGTTTTAGGCAGAATCGATGGTCCACTCAATTTCTGGGTTGGTATGAAATATTAAATTCATGTGTTGTGTGTGTGTCTATGCTTTAAATTTGTGACCATAGCATGTAATTGGTTAATCGATTCTGATGAATTTAAGGAAAAAACCATTttgtgtttttagtttttaattttttctggggttcttcatttttctcaattttctgatattTTATCTATGAATaacatgaagatgatgatgaagaacatgAACATCCAATGTTTCTGGGCTATTTGTTAATTATTAGTTTTAGGGTTAGTGTGATTCTTATGGTTAATTTGGGGATTTAAGATAAAATTAGGATATTAGGGTTAATTACTTAATTCAGATAATtagagattttttattttaaaaaaatacacataGGACTGATTAATTGACATGAAAGTGCACGTAGGATCTCAGCCCACACGTAAGCACCCTGGCCGGACCTATGGTGGTCGGAGGGATGGgttcaaattatttttaatagtcTGAGGAtgattttcagataattttccggcgagggacgattttcaaaactcgctcaaagttcaaggACAGTTATAGTTTTAACCCAAAATTAAAACAAGCAAATAATATAGGAAAAACAAAATGTGCCTACAGCACAAGAAAAACAAAGCACCATATATGTTTGATCAACTAATATCCCACCCAACTAATACACCTAAGCCACCAAGAGTATATACTATCAACTGCAATTAAAGTCTGCCACCAAACCAAAATTTTATGTAAGTAAATCAGAGGCTATGCAACTAACAGCGCCCCAATCTCAACATGACAATAACATATGATACCATAGACATTTTCGACTTGTTTGGACTGATATTCTATATTTCTCACAATGTGTCGACAGTGTCAGTGTCTGAGTGTCTCCATATGGTCCTACCTCAACAAGGGACGTTACCTTAGAAAATTTTGAAGCAGTACTATACGTTGGATAGACAGATATGTCACTCTCTCCTTGTTGCCTAAAAATTTCTGCATTCTAAAATAATTCTGATGCCatacaaaaatataattaattaataatacttACTAAGAATTAAACAATAATCCAATATATTAGAAGATTGGgatcaaaaagaaaatgaaggagaAAGATAAATATGGTCAAGTTCAGAGCGTTGAAGAGAGAACTCTAAACTAAAAATTTTCACGAACCCTATTTTTCGGAGGCAGTACAGAGGGTATTGCACCCTTtagtgttagaatataatataaaactattcattTAGCCCTTTttccaatagcttaagcttttgagatgtGACAtgatatcagagcctctatgacttaGCGGTCTAGAATTCGGTTCTtactcccctcactttctaattaaaaagtagaatttaagcacatgatagGTGTgtctgtgcatttatccacgcttcaagcccaaacgACTTTTGTGTGAGAaagcgtgttagaatataatataaaactaatAATTTAACCCTTACCCAATGACTTAATTTTTTGAGATAATTGATTGTTTGTCACTTAGAAACTTTATATTAGAGTTTTGATGTATTCATATTTTACATTcttttctatctcattttcacttacTTTACCACCATCACTACTGTTACAACTCAACCACCTGCAACCTTGGCCACCACCAACATCATTGCCGCCAACACCGCTCTACAACATTGCCACCACCCTCAAACACCTCCaaccttccaccaccaccacaactacGCCCAGCGCGCTACCGCCACAACTAACATCCTCCACTGTCGCCACAATCGGACCACCATCTTTATTAAAGAAATGTTTTGAAGaaatatatgtttttatttatgttagaatttttatgtttgttttatttctattatttttcataggaaaatgttattttttaattgttagtaaattagttcattcgctagggtttgaaccctgacccttcaccatgcaaattccttcatttcccttagctcagcaagtgagctaccctccccctcttttgttttctattattaatttgtaatggtACTAATATTAAACCTTGTTTAAGCACTTCTACATTGTTAAGCACTTATGTTGTAGATTATGGATCATAGACTTGTGATTAAGCTATGATTGAGTTATTGATTTGCCATTTTTATGCATTGTTAAGTTGTAAATCATATGTGATTGCTGtatatttaaagttgtggaattgatattgaaaaaaaaaaagttgtgaatCCGATGAACAAAACTGATATTGGTTTGGATCGATTTTGATATTGGTTTGGATCGATTTTTGGTTTCACCTAAAATCGGTCTAAACGGAACCGCGAACACCCCTAATAATCATCAAGGACTAaaactaataatatttattttattttattgtagaGAGTCAATTGATCACATTTTTAATCTTTCAAACataaatagattaattttttcaGTAACAAAAATAACAATGTGCAAAGTCGTATATATCTTTCAAGAACAAACAATTTAAAAGTTTATTCATACTCTAAATTCATCCAAACCTTGAGAGATTTTTCAATAACAAAAAGAACAATGTGCAAAGTCGTATATATCTTTCAAGAACAAACAATTTAAAAGTTTATTCATACTCTAAATTCATCCAAACCTTCAGAGATTTTTcaataacaaaaataacaatGTGCAAAGTCGTATATATCTTTCAAGAACAAACAATTTAAAAGTTTATTCATACTCTAAATTCATCCAAACCTTGAGAAATataatgagtaatgatataattttttttaacaagatACAAAGAGTGAAAATGAGTGAAAAATGGAAACAGACCAAATGAGTGAGTGACTACTCGCTCAAAATTTATTGAGGTATGGAGGAAATTAACAAAGGACAATGGTTAGCAACCATTATCCTTCTCCTCATTAAAACAATTATTTACCAAATTTGTTTCATCACCGAGGTACTTCTGTGCCTGGACAAGTGTGTTCTCGGAAAAAAGCATTAGATCCTCATGAGTGTTGTAGCTGAAGTCACACACATATGAAAAATCTGAGTTGATAAATTCAGGCAAGCAAATTTCACCAATGTCCAAATCCAAGAGCAAATCCGTGGAGAGTTCCTTCTCATTTCCACAAGGATCAAATGAAAGAACCCCGTCTTCGTCGCCACTAGTAAAATCATTGGCCACAGCAGAAAGCAATGGCTCTCCTTCTGCTTCTTCTAATAATTTTGCGATGAAATCGTCGCTCTGCGTTTGCATTGGCGGGCAAGGGAGAAGAGGATCCCGGAGCAGCACCTTGGAGCACTTCGATGCCTTTGTACGAATCACATTATTGTTTTTAGGCTGTGATGAGGAGAATACTGAGGGAGTAACAGATTGAGGCTTTGCTTTCTGATCATGGTGATTGTTCTTTTCTTGTGAAGATGGGGTTTTGGAGTCACCAACATCAACACCATCTTGAACTCTTTTACATAGATTGGTGTTCCAGTAGTTCTTTATCTCATTGTCTGTTCTTCCTGGAAGCCTTCCAGCTATTAGAGACCATCTACCACAATGAAAACAAACACTCACATTGGTTACATTGTACTTTAGCAGTGTTATAGCAGGTTTGGATTGACTTCTTTTTAATCAGAATCAATCCTGACACCTAGAAGCTACTGACGAAAGCTCGtctccagaattgattttgactagAACAAATAATGCAAATAATTTCTAGGAGCTAGGTACCTGTTTCCTAGGAGCTTGTGAAGTCGGATGATAAGCTCTTCTTCATCTCTGGATATATTGCCTCTCTTGATATCTGGTCTTAGATAATTCAACCATCTAAGTCTACAGCTTTTGCCACAACGTTTCAAACCTACACATTTAACACATACCTCATGAGCAATAACATATGATTGATGATAATACAATGATAGTATACAATGATAGTAGTGCTCATGAATAGGGAAACAATTAATTCTATCGCTCATAAGCGACTCACTTACGGAACTTCTATTTCCTCATAATAAATTCTGACACATAGAAGCTATTCACATAACTTCTAGTCATAACTCAGAATTGTGACtttaaaatcaaaataatattttcaaaCATGTACCCCactataaaaaaaaggaaaaagaaagggaaCTTTAGCTTATTGTAAATTAAGTTGTTAATTAAAGACCTGCACTTTGAGGAAGGTTCCTCCATTTTCCTTGGCCATGGAGATGAACATAGTCTCGGAGGATTTGGTCTTCCTGTGCTGTCCAGGCACCTCGGTTCAAACCCTGCTTTGAACAACAAGGGCTTCTTCCCATCTCACTCTCACAAATGTGTTTCCTAGTTGTAGATTTCACAAACTAGACAAAGTGTGGGGTGGTTCTTATTGTGAATTTTGTACGGTGAAGTGTCTAACTCtgtattttgttgttgttggggGGGACCTGGCTAGGGTCTAGTAAAGTACTCCTAACAATCTCATCACGTTTTATAATTGAATTTGGCTGCCATAACTGCATTTTGGTTGCATATGCAGAGTGGGGACATCAATATCTAGAGTTTTATATTTTACTTGTATGAACCTTTAATCATTATGTTATTCCCAGAAAACTCCACAGTCAAGGGAATCTGGTCCCCCTCGTCTAAGAATGGTGAAAAATACTTTTTAATAATTGCTCTTATCTAAAATTTTACTGATCTACTATTAGTTATGCTACTAAATAATTAGTGTTGGATGCAATCATGAAGACAAAATTCTGTTGATTATGTTAGTCAAGAGATGTCTCTCCACCCTTTGATCCTCTCCTTGCTTCATTCTCATCTATTCCATCATCTATATacaaaagataaataaaatataagaattCGTAGATCAACCAGCGCCACTGCTAGTTAAGTCCACACAAGCCATCAAATTTGCGATCCAATGTGAAAATATtaagtaacttttttttttagaactAAGGTATCCTACAGTAAATATGCACGAGACTAATGATAGACGCGGGACTAATCTGTCGCCTCTCTGTCAACATACGAAACAGTAGAAGATTGGCAATAAGTTTTTTCCATTCATATATATTGAGAATTAAACCACCAACAGCTGCGTAAGAGATAAAGTACCGAATCACTACACCAAAATATTAAGTAAATAGCTCTCACAAAGCTTACTTAAAACATTAAGGTATAAGCCGAGCTTATTTTCTGTTATAGGTTTTTTAGACCTCACCTGATCTTTTTGAAAACATTATTGTCTGGGAAAAAAGAGCATACTAATAGGTTGGGATGGGTGTGTTGGATTTTCTAAGCCTTGGAAGGCcatttttttgtacaaaatgcctgaagaaaaaaaaaagcaggaCAACAAGCTTATACCTCATAAAGAAGGTGTCACTATAGGCttcaaatagaaaaagaaacaaCGCCGAGGGTAGGATGATATAAATCACTAAGGAACCAGAGCTCTAGCATCTTCTTTGGCCAAAAAACCAGTCACTGCATTCCATTTCTGGAGAGTGTAATGTAACACCACGAACCAAGACTTTCTAAGAAGACTAAGAAATATTGGGCCAATGATGGAAGTATAGTGGTGAAACTTTGAGTAGCTTGTGTGAGAATAAAGCTCATGTCCTAAGTCCTAGCAATAGAGTGTAAGCAGGTATAATCCGATCCGTGAATCCGATTAAATCGATCCGAACCGAACACATTATGGTGGGTTGGATTTGATCATTGGtttcagattttttttaatgaatctGATCACCATCGGTTCGGGTATCAGATTTGAGGATTGAAAAACCGATCAATTCGAACCAACCCAATGAATTGAGAAATTTTTTACATTAAACTCGAACAATTTCGGCAcattacatatttatatttgtattagagATGTAATTAGTTTCATTTAGATTATATGGATTATGTCATTATCGAATGCTCCATTCTTTAAAAATGTTGGATTTTtctatattatttataatttttcacgtttttagaatatatttcgtgcatatttttcaaataatattttttttatttcaaatccgaccatccgaaccgaaccaatccgattGGTTCGAATTTAGAAGTAAAAATCATgaaatccgaaccaacccaaaccAAACATGTTTGATTGGTTCGAACATTTTATCACCCTAAATTCGAACCAATCCGGTCTGATTACACCCCTACCTAGCAGAGACGTGATCCATGTAAGACTGCACGCCACTCAGCCTTAAAGATCTCAGATACTCATATAAAGCTTAAGCTAGTATACCCAACAACCCTGGCACCAAGCTCATTCTGAACAACCCCCCAAACCTAGCTCTCCCAGGATTCCTAAATGAAACTGTAGTCAATATTCAAGGTCACCACCAGCAGGAGGGGGACCCAACACAACTCAATAAATCTTGGAAAAGATTAACCAGAGCTTGCATTTAGCCCAAGAGGGTTTTTTCCtcttaaggttttaatgaggcaaatTTTCCAAAGTCTTTCCTTTAAGGAGTGGGAGGGTTATCACAAATTTGGGGCGGGTCTTTAGctgcaatattttttttttgctcctGTCATTATTGTATAGGGATTgcagtaccccttgtactttgtttcaataatataaatatatagcaTTGCCTATTGTTTACTGGTGATTTTGGTAAACAGATAAAATAGAAGTGACTGTGAAATTCTTTGGTGAAAACGCTATCAGAAGTGAAGGAAGTTAAAGACGAAAAACAAAGTTTAAAGGACATAATTGCTTAAATAAAACGTTGTAAACAAAAGTGCAAGAACACGAAAGTAATTAACTGAGAAATAAACTTCATTGATTCGAGTACAAAGTACAAAGCATTGAATACAAAAGACGAAATCAAAGTTGAAAATCTGGCTGGTTCAAACAATCACATACTCAGTGGAAAACTCTAGTGgctcgttgagtctctttgatTCAGACATGAGAGCGTTTTGAGTGTTTCTGAGTGTAGAAATTGTGAACCCCCTCTTTCACTTCTAGTCTTCTATATATAGGCTATTTCCTTCACCTGCGTGCCTTATAGAAGCCACCCACGATATTGGttgaaacccccccccccccctctgcGAATGCGCACGTCTTCCATGATCCCACGTTCTTGGTTAGTGGTGCTGGTGATAACCGCTGGTCGAATTCTTTCTTCTAGGCGGTTCTGTCGTGAAAACCATTTCTGGTGATCGACAACGATTTCTATGTCCGTCGATATGTGCTCGTCGACAACCTTGACATTCTACAATTAGCCATTTTTCTGGCTTTTCACAAGCTATTGATATAGCTATTCTCGACGTTCATAATTCTTTTGGCTTTTCGTCCTTAGTAAAAATTCAGGGCCAACacctattaaaaaaataaaaaaatgcttGTGTAGATAAAGTTGCCAAGAATTATGAACACACTTAAAAACTAAAGATCAATGTGATTTCCAAATGAACCAATCATGGATCAGATCTTCCACTACTCTCTCGGACTTGGAAAAACGGCCAACCAGCCACTAAATGAAGTTGCAAGAAGGCTCTTTCATTTACCCTATCTCTTAAAATTCATCGTTCTTCATTTTCTGGGTTTGATGTGAGTGATGATGCGATGAAGATTACCCGGAAAATGAAGAGCAATGAAGAACGCTTAAAATTAAGAGGAAAATTTCTAAATTTGAATCAAAAAGTGTTTTAGGAGCCAACTAGATGTAAAAATTTCACGTGGTCGCATACGTGAATttgttataaataaataaaaatgccaAGTAAGTATAATAACATTAGAATGACCattttaaatcaaataaaatttgTCAATGACTAAAAAACTAAAAGAGAGTTTTTTTCCTTAATAAAAAAGAGAATTTTTTGAGTAGTAATATTTAAAATTCACGTGTACAATATATTAAACCTTTATCATTTTGCAAATTTCAAAATGACCGATCCTAATAGTTATAAGGATGAATTTCTCGCTTATGTCGCTATTTTTTCAACAGTTGTCCGCATCTAGCTGTTCTTCATGGTAAAGACTTACCTCAAATTCGACCAAACAAAATGTGTTCCCCCAAATTAGAGAGACAGGAAATATTTGTCATGTTCATGTTCCTTTGAGGCTCTGACAGTAACGGCAATCAAATACTATTCATCTAAACTTTTTAAAAGTTTTCTTAATTACATTTTCAGTCGCTCGGTAGAATTAATACGTGAATTTGATTCACAATAACTCTTTAGGGCTCGTTTGACACGCCGTATTAGGTATGATAgcataagcttatacaatacattatgagtctatccattgtttggtgatgatattgtattgtataagcttatccatcaaagtccccttatacgttaaaatgacgtattatttaatccatcatgtgagtgatggataagacatgataaggttgtgacgtataagtcaccgtcaccaccaccctccattgctgccaacttacactaCCATTAGCACCACCACCAACcgatcaccgccaccaccaccaccgccgccctaccgccaccaccaccataatcaccgccaccacaaccctatcgccaccaccaccataatcgccgccaccactctattgctaccaccgccaccacaaccaccaccctatcgccaccaccaccaccattgcctccaccctcaaccgtcgccgccaccctactaagccgccaccgccttaccaccaccaccaccaccctatcgtcgcacgacaaccaccatcgctgccaccacccgatcaccaccaccgccgccaccaccggtgttgccgccaccaccggtgttgccgccaccgccaccaccaccaccggtgttgccgccaccaccaccaccaccaccaccgccctatcgccaccactgacaccacaaccaccaccctatcgccaccaccaccataatcgtcgtcaccaatctattgccaccaccgacaccacaaccaccaccaccaccattgcctccaccctccaccgtagccgccaccgccttaccaccaccaccaccacaaccaccatcgctgccaccaccaccaccaacctatctccactgtcaccaccaccgtcaccaacaccaacctaccaccattgccgccAGCACAaccaacctaccactacttccatcaccaccgccactacTTATAATCATcttcatatttgatttttattatatatcattattcaatacttcattaaacataaaattacattaatttaaacgatatgataaattatacagagtatggccaaacgctggatagtataagaaagttatcagggcttatactatcaggcctaatactatcaggtcttatactatcaggtcttatactatacgtcgcaccaaatgGGACCTTAGTAAATTTACTGCATCAACAATTGCCTCAGTGCAAAATATTAATACTCGACAAACAAATCCATTCACAATTGCTAGCTATAGCTATAGTTTTTGTTGTTGTACAATAACAATTGCTATGGTTACAAGTAAGTCACCTTTTTTTGATAACCAAGTAAGTACTTTATCGTTTTCAGCCTTAAattaaattctaaaattctcaatttgaagcaaattttcataaattaaaacaattgaatcattttgaatttttttttatcaaaaattcACTAACCAAAGATgcttttcaatttaaaaaaatgctgaatttcatttaaaataaaatatcctAAAATTTTTGGTTCCCATAAATATTACTTCactcaaactcaaactcaaacttAATGAGTGTCAGTCGCAGTGGTTAAGTGTCAGTCACAGTGGTTAAATGTGGTTGTTTGAATCCTTATGGCCGGAGCTTAATCCTTGGGAGTCGTACTCTTAGGAAGACCTTTTTGGTCTTCACTACACTCAATTCGAACAAGTTTGCCTTTTATTAGTACTTgtgtttcaaaataaaatattacctCAATCCATCAAAGTTAGTTAAAAAATTACAACATTTTCActaaatttctaatatatagtttttaaaaattgctTCCCCAAACAAACATAAGCCCTTTTTCGAAACATAAATGCTTAAAATAACACGACACCCACAAAGGACGATCATAGATTACCAAGCttgaatagaaaataaagagttatttttttttgaaaataaagttATTTAAAATACATAAAATTGATAAAGTAACCAAATTTGCTcaatataattattataaaagtacaataattaattaactcaaaaaataaaggataaaaattaaaataattttattttggtacaaaaagacaatcaaacctaattttaaaattaattttactcaAATTTCATATGTCATTTCAAGAAATTGTAAGGCTGTATGAGAAagtgaaaaaaatagaaaaaaatagaaattaaacCAAATATTTTCTATCTTTGTGACTACAAAATTATTTAAGTTAAATGTTTAcatacatataaaaaaattatatatatatatatatattgccatgattttttaatgtttttttcttttaatttattcatAACATTTTTTGCtcctttggccaccagtctcCACGAAGGAAAGGGGCCCCAcatgactaatctggctcgggacacagtagtgatgtccctggtcacaaatgtttttatttttgatctcagaggggatcgaacccgggccaGAAGCCTAGGTGAAATCCCTTAcgaaaatgcacattcaccacctGTGCCACACTGCCCACCCCTTGTggtttaatttatgaaaatgagtaactttttttttattggatgtgaatatatataaaaaataaatgaattagaGTGATTGTTATTAAACTCAACTAATTATACCTAACACTTAAACATGTAAATCAAATAGTGTAAAGTCGTTCTAACTTTATTAAAAATCTCAAATTCGAGTAAATGTGAAAACATGTTCTTTAAATACTTGTAGAAACTAGCTCAACAGTTAAAGTTTGCACTAGCTAATATGAGACTCTAACAGTggtttgaaataaaaaaaatgctaaaaagcatttttgccccctgatgttttaagtttgtgcaaattatgtCCCTACTCTATTtgtgtcgatgtttctacccctcatgttttcaaacagtgcaccgtctacccctttGTCAGTCAGAtacgttaaaaaactaatggaatgagctgatttggcttttttatttattttttggacctgccacgtggaaattacaagtgaaattggaaaaatgggacatgagagattcaaactcaagacctgtaagtagtaaaacatgcatttaaccagttcagttacatacataattgatatatacatcaagcaaatttaatttatatcatttctttgatcatcatcaacttcatatactcctcttcaacTCTcaaatccactcaggaacctctcctgagaaagtcTGACTGACAGAGgagtagacggtgcactgtttgaaaacatgagaggtagaaacgtcgacaaaaataaagtaggggcagaatttgcacaaccttaaaacatcagggacaaaaaatgttttttagcctAAAAAAATCTATGAAACTATCGTTCTAATTATCATCATGCATTCTCATTGAAAGTTGGTTGTAGAGTTTCACCTTCCCTTCGTATAATAACCTTGCCGGTCCCTTCGTACATAACCTTGCCAACTCTCTCTTCATTAACTGCATGCGTCTCAACGAGAGGCGACAGCACCTTGCTTGTTTTGACAAAGTTTTCCAAATTATTAGTCATATGATGGAATCGCCTCTGCTTTAACCTCCGTCCATGTCGCTGTCCTAAATCTTTCTTTCGTCACAAAGTTGTTCTATTACGATTTGGCGAGGCGACAGCACCTTGCTTGTTTTGACAAAGTTTTCCAAATTATTAGTCATATGATGGAATCGCCTCTGCTTTAACCTCCGTCCATGTCGCTGTCCTAAATCTTTCTTTCGTCACAAAGTTGTTCTATTACGATTTGGCTCCATTATGATTTTGTGATTTGACATTGTATAAAGATGGACTAGATCGAGAATAATTCAATATTTAAGATAGATGAAGGCAAACAAAATTATTGAGAGAGATTTGAAGATaaatacttcctccgttccttattaactatctactttgaagaaatttttttttcccctatatatctgtccacttagagttttaagacaacattaattgatgtttttccaggAAATACCCTTacaaaaacaataaatgaagaaagataaaatacattctagAGGGTGatataagaaaacaaataatacttttatgaaaattaacataattaattactttccttaatttgtgtgaaccttctcttctttgacagataaataggaacgaagGGAATAGTTTGTGATTTGACTACTTCCAGAAGAGGTATAGAGGACAAATTGTCACAATCCTATGAAGGGGGCCccaattaaaaaggaaaaaaagaaggAGTGTGTCGGGGATTACTGAACTTGATTATGAGACGCAAGCaatgttataacttataaaagACTTCAATTATAGATGTGATTGTAAACACTAAGATAGCAACCTAAGAGGGGGTGAATTAGGTTTGCACTAAAATTATCAAATTAAAACCATAAACTAAAAGTTTGAACTTAACGGAAGCGCAATAAAAAACCTTAGAATGAAATCAAGTATAACAACTAATTGATGCTGAAAAATAAAGAGATAAGGGATAAGAGGATCACAAACACGATGTATCCTGGTTCACCTTCACCAACCGAAGGCTACGTCCAGTCCCCCTTTCTGATTTGGGGATTTTTCCATTATGTAATGATGTCCAATACAAGTCTCACACCTAGACTCTCAAGAACACCCTCAAAAAAGCACACCACTTCCTTATTTACACAGCAAACACCAAACCTATGGTGGACTCTGAATCACCCCGATTCAAAGGACCTTTTTTACTATCACCAAACACTATGGTGGAACAAGAATCCC contains:
- the LOC130726495 gene encoding transcription factor MYB1-like, whose translation is MGRSPCCSKQGLNRGAWTAQEDQILRDYVHLHGQGKWRNLPQSAGLKRCGKSCRLRWLNYLRPDIKRGNISRDEEELIIRLHKLLGNRWSLIAGRLPGRTDNEIKNYWNTNLCKRVQDGVDVGDSKTPSSQEKNNHHDQKAKPQSVTPSVFSSSQPKNNNVIRTKASKCSKVLLRDPLLPCPPMQTQSDDFIAKLLEEAEGEPLLSAVANDFTSGDEDGVLSFDPCGNEKELSTDLLLDLDIGEICLPEFINSDFSYVCDFSYNTHEDLMLFSENTLVQAQKYLGDETNLVNNCFNEEKDNGC